The Algoriphagus halophilus genome window below encodes:
- a CDS encoding alpha/beta hydrolase: MIKNFFAIRFLVALAIPLLFFSCSSDSDDPVLEPIVAMDIYDEPYGSDEDNSMDIFLPEGRTKESTPVFVYIHGGAWNSGDKSEILAFRTLLEYSFPGYAIVSLNYSLYDLGNGSGQFPAQENDIIDAINYIASKTDDWNVSDELILAGASAGGHLALLHSYKHPEIGNIQAVMALFPPTDLISLYDFNTLTQQGLQLLLDGTPENKETAYLESSPINYVSSTSVPTVFFHGTEDVVVPISQSELLESKLKEAGVSYYYEAIPGQGHGFGLSTYPIIIQKAADFINSEQ, translated from the coding sequence ATGATAAAAAACTTTTTTGCAATTCGATTTTTAGTTGCCCTGGCAATACCACTCTTATTTTTTTCCTGTAGCTCTGATTCGGATGATCCTGTATTGGAGCCGATCGTTGCAATGGATATTTATGATGAACCCTATGGAAGTGACGAGGATAATTCTATGGACATATTTTTACCAGAAGGCAGGACAAAAGAATCTACACCTGTATTTGTCTACATTCATGGAGGGGCTTGGAACAGTGGTGATAAAAGTGAAATATTAGCTTTTAGGACATTATTGGAATATTCCTTCCCTGGATATGCGATAGTTTCACTGAATTATAGCTTATATGATTTAGGTAACGGCTCTGGCCAGTTTCCTGCCCAAGAAAATGATATCATAGACGCTATTAATTATATAGCATCGAAAACAGATGACTGGAATGTATCTGATGAACTCATTCTCGCAGGTGCAAGTGCAGGGGGACATTTGGCACTTTTACATAGTTATAAGCATCCGGAGATCGGAAATATACAAGCTGTAATGGCTCTATTTCCTCCAACAGACTTGATTTCTTTATATGATTTCAACACCCTTACCCAACAAGGATTACAGCTTTTGCTTGATGGAACTCCAGAAAACAAGGAAACTGCCTACCTAGAATCTAGTCCTATTAATTATGTATCCTCTACGAGTGTACCCACGGTCTTCTTTCATGGTACGGAGGATGTGGTAGTCCCTATTTCACAAAGTGAATTATTAGAAAGTAAATTAAAAGAGGCAGGTGTTTCTTATTACTATGAAGCGATTCCAGGCCAAGGCCATGGGTTCGGACTGAGTACCTACCCTATAATAATTCAAAAAGC